The Fusarium oxysporum f. sp. lycopersici 4287 chromosome 1, whole genome shotgun sequence DNA segment AAAGGGGGGGACTCAGTTCCATAGCCTGGACGTTGATAAACAAAAATCTCCTTGGCATTGAAGCGGTAGCTATCATGAGCGCCATATAAGCTAGCTGTTACTCAAATCGGCCACCCACCTTATTAGGATGGTCGAAATCGAATGTTAGACATGCAGCTGCACCCCGACCTCATTTGCATCGTGTTGAAACGCTCTAACTCGGCTGCTCGGAGGGCTCAAATGGTATCCCGTATCGAGTTCGGCTTTCAATCTTCAGAAGCTCACACTTGCACCCCCCGGCCTGTTGCTTTCCTTTCCCCGGCAGCCACCACTTCGTCAAGGAGAGCAAACAATGACCAGGGCCTTGAGCCCCCCGGCATTTAGGCCCCCCTTCCTGGCTCTGATTCTGTAGCTGCAAATCATTCCGAATGTTCTGTGACATGGACACATGGACCATGGCTAGCATAGGCGAGATTCACCCCTAGAGGGCCAGTACCTGCGTTTTGTCTCCTGCCAAAGGATCGGCATAACGAAGCAGAACATTACCAGGGTGCATGCACACCGCCAAACTTTCATCCCAGGAGTGACAATGTGGGAGCAAGAGGCTCTTCCTTGTCTTTGTATCACGGTAGATAGGCGACCAAAGCACTTGTTTACCGTTTAATTTAGCCATTATTTGGCATCTACGAGCCGTTTATGATGGGCCTGAAGGTAATAATGTGCCTTGTGCAAAGTGACGTTTTCCAAAACGAGGCTCGCAAAGACAGCTCGACTCAAATCTCACACGAGAtaggaaggaagaagacgtgCAAGAAGAACGCTTCATTGCGCCCCCAGTGTGTCGCACGTCGACAGAAGACTCCATAAATTAGTTCAAGAATACTGTATGGGCTTCCTGGCTGTTGAGTATGATCATAGCCGGCACCTGTAGGAAGAAGCACGGGATCGACATAATCACAGTCGGTCGGCAAACCCCAATACTCACTCCCATGTCATTGAGCAGGGGTGTCATGGGGTGCACCccagcatcttctcaacattctGGCGCTAGACTTGTACAGGCGCCAGCACCTGGGGTTTGCTTCTAGAAAGAAGTAtggacttgagcttgtcttgtCCATGGTGCGCATGCCATGCACGAGACTGCGCTGCAATCGAGTCGATGAGACAGATATTCTGCCACACACCTCTCAAATTTTAATTTGACAGCCTCCTGCAAACCCTGCACTCTCTTGATTCACACCCACACAGGCAAGATCTCAAAAGCAGGGGAACGAAAAGGACAACGGCCGCCTGGATCCGAGGAACATTGTCAGCCCAGCAGTTGTAAAGCCCCCCTGGTGGGTCTGGGATCTGGGATGTCCTCCCCGCGCGCCCAAGAGATTCCCTTCTTTGATATCCCTGTCTCACCTCAAGACTCAAGATCCCATCGGGGCTTGAACACAGATGCTGATAACTTTGTGCTCGCTGACACCGCACTCAGTCCGCATGAGCTCGCTCTTCGTCCACTTACATCACTAGATTCACTTCGATGACAGCCTGTACTGCACGGAAGAGCTCAATTTCAAGGCCGGTAAGTCCGTGGCGGGGCCTTATCGTAAGAAGAAGTTGTGATtccaagaagcttgaagTGGTGTGGCTGGGTTGTCCTATGGCGCCACAGTTATGAGGCGGTGCGTCATTAATCCACTTCAAGACAGACGACAAAGTCGCATTGCATTCCTTAAATCTTGGCATTGCCCAACGCCGTACGGGGCGACGCCAAGGTGCCCCACAGAGCAATTGACAACGGATGGCTCCCCCATTGACATGCATCCAGCGATGCTCGCCAGCTTGTTCAAGGGGTATGGGATCAAAGGGGGGTGGTGGGTGCAGTAATCTCGGGGTGCTTCTTGCTCGTGTTGAGCAAAGAAGGAAGTGCAATCAAGCATAATTTCTCGCGAACTCGGGAACCATATTGAGGTGTCAGGGAGGAGGGTATGTTGCGCTGGCCAGTATTTTCCGGCACGCACGTATGGAAGTATGTAGTAACCCCTGGCCCAAGATCCTGGGCCGAGCAGACGAGTTGCAGTGCGTCCACCCACCAAGCGCCGAATCCCATGCCTAGGGTGCTGCGTTCGCGGGTATAAGAGGTGCTAGGTGATGGATACATACCATGGATGGTACAGCCGGGAGCCCCCCCGATTGTGAGTCGAGTGAAGTCAGGTTCGTTGTGGTGCTTCATTCATTTCATCTTCCATCCGTAATCCCTTTGTTTCGTTTCCTTGCTCACACCCCCTCCCCTGCCGAGCCACCATGGCATTCATTGAACAAAAAGCGAAACTGAAATTCGGGTTTCGAGAATGAACAACCAAGGCGGAAACCATAATTAGAACCCCGGGTCCGTTGtgttttttatttttcttcttcttgcttttTGTCTCTCTCCATCACATGCCACCGAACCGCGGAACAAGTCAAAGCCTGATTGACGATCACATGGCTGGCTAATCTGTCAGTCGCGTTTCATTGATTGATTTGGAACTTACGCGACTGAGGCAAGGCCGGGTAAGCTGTGTAGCTATTCCTGGCATTGGCCCAATCTCCTAGTTAGCTTGGAAAGCGGGCCTCGTCATCTCGCTGAGATCTTTTTCAACCTCTGTTTAGGGGGGGAAAGCTTGACGTAAAGCATAGAGTGACGGCCATAACTTGATTGTCCGAGAATCTCAGAGCTGTGTCTTTGTGATATCTCGGGGACATATTTTCGGCGCGGTGGTATTTCTCCGCAACTGAGCTGCCATCTGAAATTGGATCTGAACCACTCGAGTCAAACTCGCTCAGCCTTAACAAGGGGGTGTGTAGCTAATAAGATCTTGTGCTGGTGCTGCTTAGTGGACCGTTTCTCCAGACAAGCCCGCCCGGTCGATCTGGGCGAACCGTCCGCATGGGTACCCGGAACCTAAAAGGCAACCCTGAAAAACAATGAATGGTCATCCTGTCATTGAGCTCGGGGTGCTTGCTGCAGATGGacttggtgctggtgctggcgaGCGGTCCGGCACGCCACACGTCTTGTCAACGCCCTCCATCCACGTCCACCAACAATTGTAGACGGACAGACGTTGggggtttttttttttaaggGTACACTGATATTTTAATTGATGCTGCATCACGACGGGCGGATGATCATTGCCTTTCCGCGGACCCATTTGCAGTCCTTTTAGTGCCAGAGTACAAAACCGGCCCCTTGTTCAAGTTGCGGTAATCAATCCTTTGTGAGTTAGCCAGGTAATCTTTATTCTTCTCATTCGACTCAATGAATGCGAAAAAATCTGGGGCGCGCGCGCGCGTCAGTCTTTGAAGAAGCCCCAGTACTGCTATCGTCACCGTCATACGTCAGTGATGGTTCGACAAGTGATCAAACCCAGCCCAATAGCAATCACTGGTGCATCCATTGGCTATTGATGCTTCGGACGGGACTACTAATTTTGGTGCTAAACCAAGGCTAGATGAGACGTTTGGACTTGAGGTCCACGTCGTGGGGAAGCGAGAGATCATCAGAGATCCATCTATCCTTATCACCGTAccctctttttttttttttttttgtctcGCTCTCTCTCACGGTTCAGGGTTTCGTTGCCTTTTCTTCGGGGGACTCGACCAAaatgaggatgaagaattcGAGGGGATGAGACGAGAGAGGGGTGCAGGTAAGTCTGCGGGGTAGTCAAGCTAACTCTGTGTCTGCCGCTTGTCTGCTGCTGTCTCTCGTCGACAACAATGACATCCATCGACGGAATGCCATGGGTTTCTTCTGTGCAGGATACACGGCTTCAAGGGTCTGGATCGCCTGTGGCAGGACCAAAAGCGAACATGCCTCAAGGAACAGGAAACCCTTGTGCTGTGCTGGGCTGGGCTTGACTGGGCCACCTAGAGCCAGGGACGTTgaggggaggggagagaAGTGAGTCCAAGTCACAGCGGAAGCCCAGAGTCGTCGGAGGGCCGGGCAGTGCAAATGGAAGGCCGGCGCTCGCTGAGCTGGGCTGGGCTAAGGCCAAGGCGCCGGTTTGCACGTCAGTCAACTTGCATCTTCCTTTTTTATGGATGCTCCCTGGGCCTGCTGCTCCTCTTTTGCTCTGTGTTGTGCTGGGGTGagttgggttgggttggcTTTGCAGTGGATGGATGCCATCATAATTCACCCCCCCGGGCGTATCTGGTTCTCCTCCCCGCTCCCTGTCCCCTCTCCGTGCTCCGTGCTCCGCTGCCCACTCGCTCACACATTGGATGGATCGTTGTGCAACTTTTTTTACTGTTACTTGATTCACCGTCATACTACCTAGTACCTTatttttttccttctctaTGCTCATGCTTGATACATCCATCCCATCCTTTCATCCCTCTCTACCGAGTACCTTAGATATAAACTTGTTCACCCCCTTACAACTCTTTACTTtaacttcatcaccatcactcACTTACCTTCTACGCATTACCTTACCTCACATTCTTGCTCTTCCTAGCTACCTTGCCTTACGCCGTAGCTGTTTGCCCATCGAGCTCTTGCGGGTGCTGTCCCTCCCCCAcccgccgccgccgccgccgtcTCTACCTATCTCCTCCAGCTTTCACCCacttcctcctcgctctccTCTGTGCGTTGAACACCGCTGCTCGCCTTCTGCACTGCATCACTTCTAGCTCATGCTGCTCGGACCCTTCCTTCGTATCcattcttatattattattctcATCGGTTGTTGGCAAAGGCCGTATTCGTTGGCGTCGTCGTTCGCTTCCGTCCGTCACTATCATCACCACCGACATCGCCGCCGCCGCAATCGCTTCATCCATAACAATTTCGGTCTTCCTACCTTCGATCTATACCGCCCGTTCAATATCGCCCTTCAACAGTCATGTCTTCCGTCGCCCCTCATCAGGGTTCGGCCGTCGGGTacgttgcgttgcgttgcgttgccCGCTGAGGAAGCACGTGTTGGACTTTCTCGGTATTAGGTGATGGAGAATGCAGCTAATAGATGACGATGGTAGCGTTGCGGTAGAAGCTCGCCAAGAAGCCCCAGAACTGTCGCAGAACCGTGTGGCTCCGTACGCTCACCATAACGTCTTTGCCCACATCCAGTCTCGTGGTGCCAACAATGGTCACGTTGCTGGCGGTCAACCTCGAGAACATAGCATTGCGAGCCTGGAAGCCGGCATGGCCAGGTACCAGCCGATGCATTCTGTCGTTACCGTTCCGTCAAACTCAAACTTGGCTGGTATCGGTGCACAGTTCAAGGGATTGTTCAAAGGTTCGTCGCCAGTTCCTGTCCCTAGACCTTGGTCATAAGCTAACAGTAGGGGCTCCAGACTAGCCGCGTTGGTTCGTCCCAATACCTTCCCTCAACATTACTCAACAAGGTAGGTTTGTGCGTTTCGTTGACTTTTCTTTCCTTAACTTGCTTTCTCGTTTTTCTGATAGACGGCATCTCCTTGTCCGCAGTTGCCACAATCTCCAAGTCGTTGACCTGAACCAACTCTGGGAGACTACTGTCGAGACACATATGAAGCTGGGCCCACGGGACCAGCAATGTTGATGTGATATAGAAACCTCCAAGGTGGCATCACTGCGTATGCAAGTTGGTCGAAGTGGTTCTGTTGATCAGAAGCCGCCAGGAGGTTGAAGCATATACCCTACCATTTTTCTGTTTGTAAATATTATACCCATTTTGCCTTCTGTGCGACGGGAAAGAGGCCCTGTTTTCAGCTTTCGTGCATCGCTCTTATATGTTTGGTTTCTCCGTTTCTTTTCCTATCGTGTGTATTGTGTTTGGAGTGTTTCAAATTCTGtattgctgttggtgttttctcGGTTATTTGCTGGCGTTTTAGAGCATTGCAGACCgcttctccaagaagcagcGGTATTGGAGTGCATGGGCGTGGAATGAAGGAGGAAACCATGCCCCGAGCAACCTGATACCATTTTGGGATCGCAATATGTGGTACGAGGGACTGCTTATTCTTCTCATTGCGTGAATCGTTCCCTTGTGTTCCAGTCGGCATGAATCTCATGAGCATACGTCAGCATAGGCCCAGAGCTCTCATGCCGCGGGCGGCACAGGTCGAGACAGCATAAGTCCTGGTTGCGCAAGCCTCACGATGAAAGACTCAAGACGATTGACGATGCACGTTTCCTGGTGGAAGAGATGAGAAAACTGAGAATGATGAGGGACAAAGCATGGCACCGAGAGGGGGTTGGGCTTTATCTATTTGTGGGCGGCTCAGTCATCAAACAACCAATCAGGCTAGAGTTTTCTTGACCTTAGGCCCCAAAACCCATGGATAACAATGCATCATCAACCGAGAGCATAATCCTCGGGCTTCCTGAGGCATACTCTGTGGCCAATTATCTCCTGGCAGATCATCAAGGCTCTCCTCCATTACAAGGAGTAGCCCTGTGAAGCTCCATTCATTGGCTTTGGTCGCTCAAACCAGTTGGCCCCATTTTGGGTGTTTTATCAAAA contains these protein-coding regions:
- a CDS encoding hypothetical protein (At least one base has a quality score < 10); amino-acid sequence: MLMRFMPTGTQGNDSRNEKNKQSLVPHIAIPKWYQVARGMVSSFIPRPCTPIPLLLGEAVCNALKRQQITEKTPTAIQNLKHSKHNTHDRKRNGETKHIRAMHES